One segment of Geminicoccaceae bacterium DNA contains the following:
- a CDS encoding cation:proton antiporter subunit C, which translates to MTSDIFSTFNYWMVVVLMMIGFYVVIAQGNLVKKIFGLNIFQVSVFLFYISMGKVTDGTAPILDDRYAVYSNPLPHVLILTAIVVGVATMALGLALIVRIKDAYGTIEEDDIERLEDELS; encoded by the coding sequence ATGACATCGGATATTTTCAGTACATTCAATTACTGGATGGTTGTCGTCCTGATGATGATCGGTTTTTACGTGGTCATCGCCCAGGGCAATCTGGTGAAGAAGATCTTCGGACTGAACATTTTCCAGGTCTCGGTCTTCCTCTTCTACATCTCCATGGGCAAGGTCACGGACGGCACGGCTCCGATCCTCGATGACCGTTATGCCGTCTATTCCAATCCGCTGCCGCATGTCCTGATCCTGACGGCCATCGTGGTCGGCGTGGCGACGATGGCGCTGGGGCTGGCGCTCATCGTGCGCATCAAGGATGCCTACGGAACGATCGAGGAAGACGACATCGAAAGGCTGGAGGACGAGCTGTCGTGA
- a CDS encoding Na+/H+ antiporter subunit E, with protein sequence MLQAVSLTAALSILWLLLSGYWDNHLILALGAGSVVVSVIIAWRMRIVDREGHPAHLALRGIIYWPWLIKEIVVANIDVAKAILGIGGGKVEPMMFSVRASQATDLGRVIYANSITLTPGTVTVALDDEHLVIHALTQGAMDGLATGEMDRRVCELVGEC encoded by the coding sequence GTGCTGCAAGCCGTAAGCCTCACTGCCGCCCTTTCCATCCTGTGGCTCCTTCTCTCGGGCTACTGGGACAACCATCTCATCCTGGCACTCGGTGCCGGTTCGGTCGTGGTCTCGGTGATCATTGCCTGGCGCATGCGCATCGTCGACCGTGAAGGTCATCCGGCCCATCTCGCCCTGCGCGGTATCATCTACTGGCCCTGGCTCATCAAGGAAATCGTGGTGGCCAATATCGATGTCGCCAAGGCGATTCTCGGCATCGGCGGCGGCAAGGTCGAGCCGATGATGTTCTCGGTTCGTGCGTCGCAGGCCACCGATCTCGGTCGCGTGATCTATGCCAATTCGATAACCCTGACACCTGGCACCGTTACCGTGGCGCTCGACGACGAGCACCTGGTCATCCATGCGCTGACACAGGGGGCGATGGATGGCCTGGCGACGGGCGAGATGGATCGCCGGGTCTGCGAACTCGTGGGTGAATGCTGA
- a CDS encoding pH regulation protein F — protein MLMPVLAVTAIAILIVMGMALARALLGPSVYDRILAVNSFGTLTVLLIAVHGFLMARPEFLDIAIVYALINFIGTIAVTKYVTNDHLGDREGDQTWDDI, from the coding sequence ATGCTGATGCCGGTTCTGGCCGTCACCGCCATCGCCATCCTCATCGTCATGGGCATGGCTCTGGCCCGCGCCCTGCTCGGGCCGTCGGTCTATGATCGCATCCTTGCCGTCAATTCGTTCGGCACCCTTACCGTCCTGCTGATCGCCGTCCACGGGTTCCTCATGGCAAGACCTGAATTCCTCGATATCGCGATCGTCTACGCCCTGATCAATTTCATCGGCACCATCGCGGTCACCAAATATGTGACCAACGATCATCTGGGCGATCGCGAAGGCGACCAGACCTGGGATGATATCTGA
- a CDS encoding monovalent cation/H(+) antiporter subunit G, whose amino-acid sequence MEWLLDIVSAVFLIPGCLLLLIGGFGLLRLRDVFARMHSAGMIDTLGLALILIGLMFKAGFTLITFKLFAIIVFVFYTSPAVTHALARAAIFGGVSPAARQIEADQEPAGDNHAQSAILREGGEPSNS is encoded by the coding sequence ATGGAATGGCTGCTCGACATCGTCTCCGCCGTGTTCCTCATTCCCGGTTGCCTGTTGCTGCTCATCGGCGGTTTCGGGCTGCTGCGCCTGCGCGACGTGTTCGCCCGCATGCACAGTGCGGGCATGATCGATACGCTCGGTCTGGCCCTGATCCTGATCGGGCTGATGTTCAAGGCCGGTTTCACGCTCATCACCTTCAAGCTGTTCGCGATCATCGTCTTCGTGTTCTACACCAGCCCCGCCGTGACCCATGCGCTGGCCCGGGCGGCGATCTTCGGAGGCGTAAGCCCGGCAGCCCGGCAGATCGAGGCGGATCAGGAACCGGCCGGTGACAATCATGCGCAATCCGCGATCCTGCGCGAGGGAGGTGAGCCATCGAATTCCTGA
- the greA gene encoding transcription elongation factor GreA encodes MEKIPMTPEGHARLAAELKRLKNEERPAVIRAIAAAREHGDLSENAEYHAARERQGFIEGRLMELEDKLGRAEVIDVSELSGSKVVFGARVKLADEETDEEVDYQIVGPEESDIEQGLLSIQSPVARALLGKEAGDSVEVHTPRGVRYFEVLKVSFG; translated from the coding sequence ATCGAAAAGATCCCGATGACGCCCGAGGGCCATGCGCGGCTGGCAGCCGAGCTCAAGCGCTTGAAAAACGAGGAACGTCCGGCCGTCATCCGCGCCATTGCGGCAGCGCGTGAACATGGCGACCTTTCGGAGAACGCCGAATATCACGCGGCACGCGAGCGGCAGGGCTTCATCGAGGGCCGGTTGATGGAGCTCGAGGACAAGCTCGGTCGAGCCGAGGTGATCGACGTCAGCGAACTGTCCGGCTCCAAGGTCGTCTTCGGTGCGCGCGTCAAGCTGGCGGACGAGGAGACCGACGAGGAAGTCGACTACCAGATCGTCGGCCCGGAGGAATCGGATATCGAGCAGGGACTGCTGTCGATCCAGTCGCCGGTGGCCAGGGCCCTTCTGGGCAAGGAGGCGGGGGACAGCGTCGAGGTGCATACCCCGCGTGGCGTACGCTATTTCGAGGTCCTCAAGGTGAGCTTCGGCTGA
- a CDS encoding DUF4040 domain-containing protein, with protein MEFLIDIVLLLFMAATALAFVFVRNLFAVVMLSGIFSLAAATLYVVMDAVDVAFTEAAVGAGIATVLGIATLGIIGIPDEKPQARSAIGEFVLVLVVGVLLLQHTAALPGFGDADAPINKHVAPRYIEESGKEIGVPNIVTSILASYRGFDTLGETTVIFTAAVGVLVLIGRRRKSGGDR; from the coding sequence ATCGAATTCCTGATCGACATCGTCCTTTTGCTGTTCATGGCTGCGACCGCCCTGGCTTTCGTGTTCGTGCGCAACCTGTTCGCGGTGGTGATGTTGTCCGGCATTTTCAGCCTTGCCGCGGCGACGCTGTACGTGGTGATGGACGCGGTCGACGTCGCCTTCACCGAGGCTGCCGTGGGTGCCGGCATCGCCACCGTGCTCGGTATCGCGACACTGGGCATCATCGGCATTCCCGACGAGAAGCCACAGGCGCGCAGTGCCATCGGCGAATTCGTACTGGTGCTTGTGGTCGGCGTGCTGCTCCTGCAGCATACCGCCGCCCTGCCCGGTTTCGGCGACGCCGATGCTCCCATCAACAAGCATGTTGCCCCGCGCTACATTGAGGAATCCGGCAAGGAAATCGGCGTGCCGAATATCGTCACCTCGATATTGGCCAGCTATCGCGGCTTCGACACGCTGGGCGAGACGACGGTGATCTTCACCGCCGCCGTCGGGGTGCTGGTCCTCATCGGCAGGAGACGCAAGTCCGGAGGCGACCGGTGA
- a CDS encoding mitochondrial fission ELM1 family protein yields the protein MARSLGHPFAVMKPDYRATARLPNLLTGWWLDTTRQGWVSPAPDLVIGCGRRTAPVALAIAHRFTATRLVQIMWPEVMPGRFDLVVLPEHDRRRRAASILRVLLPPTDLMPPAPSRIASGSLLAVIGGTRRGRAADVAGFVERVRRAAGGGPVEFIASPRTPAGLATLPDLQPFDTYVERLARCERVAVTGESASVMADAARFGRPLLIDRLGQASHGKLAILHDLLRENRLACDLARPVHLPTGTLVDTASEIAHEIRRRGLLTT from the coding sequence GTGGCCCGGTCACTGGGTCATCCCTTTGCGGTCATGAAGCCGGATTATCGCGCGACGGCGCGGCTGCCGAACCTGCTGACAGGGTGGTGGCTGGATACCACGCGCCAGGGCTGGGTCAGCCCTGCCCCGGATCTGGTGATAGGGTGCGGCCGGCGTACGGCGCCGGTGGCCCTGGCCATCGCACACCGTTTCACCGCCACGCGGCTGGTCCAGATCATGTGGCCCGAGGTGATGCCCGGCCGCTTCGATCTGGTGGTACTGCCGGAACATGACCGCCGGCGGCGGGCTGCGTCGATTCTGCGGGTCCTGCTGCCGCCCACCGATCTCATGCCACCCGCCCCGTCACGGATCGCTTCCGGATCGCTGCTGGCGGTCATCGGCGGGACGCGGCGCGGCCGTGCTGCCGATGTTGCCGGGTTCGTCGAACGGGTGCGGCGGGCGGCAGGCGGCGGGCCGGTGGAGTTCATCGCCAGCCCGCGCACGCCGGCCGGTCTCGCCACCCTGCCTGACTTGCAGCCGTTCGACACCTATGTCGAACGGCTGGCCCGCTGCGAGAGGGTCGCGGTCACGGGCGAGAGTGCCAGTGTCATGGCCGATGCCGCCCGCTTCGGCCGGCCGTTGCTCATCGACCGCCTGGGACAGGCCTCGCATGGCAAGCTTGCCATCCTGCATGATCTTCTTCGGGAAAATCGCCTGGCGTGTGATCTTGCCCGGCCGGTTCACCTGCCAACCGGCACCCTTGTCGATACGGCGAGCGAGATTGCTCATGAGATCAGGCGCCGCGGACTCCTGACGACATGA
- a CDS encoding Na(+)/H(+) antiporter subunit B, whose translation MEREAILRVTSKLLIPAIMLFALYVQFHGDFGPGGGFQAGVIFAAAFILHAIIFGIGEARRVAPPWLVRLVLATGVLLYAGVGVASLFMHGNYLDYGALDHHDPVHGQHLGILLVEAGVGLTVTGAMITIFFTFAGYRSSGSAQ comes from the coding sequence ATGGAACGCGAGGCGATCCTGCGCGTCACCAGCAAGCTGCTGATCCCGGCAATCATGCTGTTCGCGCTCTATGTCCAGTTTCACGGCGATTTCGGTCCGGGCGGCGGGTTTCAGGCCGGCGTGATCTTTGCCGCGGCCTTCATCCTCCACGCCATCATTTTCGGCATCGGCGAGGCGCGACGCGTCGCGCCGCCATGGCTGGTGCGCCTCGTTCTTGCCACCGGCGTGCTGCTCTACGCCGGTGTAGGTGTCGCTTCGCTGTTCATGCATGGCAACTATCTCGATTACGGCGCACTCGACCATCACGATCCGGTGCATGGCCAGCATCTCGGGATTCTTCTCGTCGAAGCCGGTGTCGGGCTCACCGTTACCGGTGCGATGATCACGATCTTCTTTACATTCGCCGGCTACCGGTCCAGCGGGTCAGCACAATGA
- a CDS encoding monovalent cation/H+ antiporter subunit D family protein — MNLEAHLPALQVVIPLIAAPVCFILRQRSLAWLFATLVTWVAFAISILLFREVQANGPISYYLGGWEPPWGIEYYVDTLTTLVLLVVSGVGALVMPFARISVEREVPEERIYLFYVMYLLCLTGLLGITITGDAFNLFVFLEISSLSSYVLISLGRDSRALTAAFRYLIMGTIGATFYVIGIGALYMMTGTLNMADLADRLPELGKLEIALAFLLVGISLKLALFPLHLWLPNAYAFAPTTVTIFLAATATKVSVYAMIRVLYSVFGGVAFLQTVSIDEALLTLGIAGMICGSLVAIFQTNVKRLLAYSSISQIGYMVLGLSLGNVFGLAASIVHIINHAIMKATMFMAMGCATTQASVVKVEDLAGLGRRMPLTMAAMVVGSLSLIGVPLTVGFVSKWYLIQSSFHAGDWYIAFIIGISGLLAIIYNWRLVEAAYFTPEPPGREDVHEAPLSMLVPLWILAGLCILFGVNASWTLDYAIQAATAILGDPVTGAAGAGQ, encoded by the coding sequence GTGAATCTAGAGGCCCATCTGCCGGCCCTTCAGGTCGTCATCCCGCTCATTGCCGCCCCTGTCTGCTTCATCCTCCGCCAGCGTTCGCTGGCGTGGCTGTTTGCCACACTGGTGACCTGGGTGGCATTCGCCATCTCGATCCTGTTGTTCAGGGAAGTCCAGGCGAACGGACCGATCTCCTACTATCTCGGCGGATGGGAACCGCCCTGGGGCATCGAGTATTATGTCGACACGCTGACCACGCTCGTGCTGCTCGTGGTCTCGGGCGTCGGGGCGCTGGTGATGCCCTTCGCCCGCATCAGCGTCGAACGCGAGGTGCCGGAGGAGCGGATCTACCTGTTCTACGTGATGTACCTGCTGTGCCTGACCGGCCTGCTGGGCATCACCATCACCGGAGACGCATTCAACCTCTTCGTGTTCCTCGAAATCTCGTCGCTGTCGTCCTACGTCCTCATCAGCCTGGGCAGGGACAGCAGGGCGCTGACGGCGGCCTTCCGCTATCTCATCATGGGAACCATCGGTGCGACGTTCTACGTCATCGGTATCGGCGCCCTCTACATGATGACCGGCACGCTCAACATGGCCGATCTCGCCGACCGGCTGCCGGAACTGGGCAAGCTGGAGATCGCGCTGGCATTCCTGCTCGTGGGCATCAGTCTCAAGCTGGCATTGTTCCCCTTGCACCTCTGGTTGCCCAATGCCTATGCATTCGCCCCCACGACGGTCACGATATTCCTCGCCGCCACGGCCACCAAGGTGTCGGTCTACGCGATGATCCGCGTCCTCTATTCGGTGTTCGGCGGAGTGGCGTTCCTTCAGACGGTGAGCATCGACGAGGCCTTGCTGACGCTCGGCATCGCCGGGATGATCTGCGGTTCGCTGGTCGCCATCTTCCAGACCAATGTGAAGCGGTTGCTTGCCTATTCGAGCATTTCCCAGATCGGTTACATGGTTCTGGGTCTCTCGCTGGGCAATGTCTTCGGTCTCGCGGCATCCATCGTCCACATCATCAATCATGCGATCATGAAGGCCACCATGTTCATGGCCATGGGTTGCGCGACGACGCAGGCGAGCGTGGTCAAGGTCGAGGATCTTGCCGGTCTCGGACGGCGAATGCCCCTGACCATGGCCGCCATGGTCGTGGGCTCGCTCAGCCTGATCGGCGTGCCGCTGACGGTCGGTTTCGTCTCGAAATGGTATCTTATCCAGTCCTCGTTCCATGCCGGCGACTGGTATATCGCCTTCATCATCGGCATCAGCGGCCTTCTGGCGATCATCTACAACTGGAGACTGGTGGAAGCGGCATATTTCACCCCGGAACCGCCCGGCCGGGAGGACGTCCACGAAGCCCCCCTTTCAATGCTGGTCCCGCTCTGGATCCTTGCTGGATTGTGCATTCTTTTCGGTGTGAATGCCAGCTGGACGCTGGACTATGCAATCCAGGCCGCCACCGCCATTCTG